DNA from Mucilaginibacter mallensis:
TTACCCGGTCAATTAGGCTTCTCATTATTAAGTACCGGTGTTTTTGGTACGGCATTCGTGTTCCTGAGTTTGCGTATCACATTGGTAATAAAACGCTTTTTTGCTACCCCGGTAAAAAGGTACAGCATAGTATTGGGCGAGGCATTGGCCCGTATCACCTTTGCTTTGATAGGTGCGCTATTTATTATACTGATAGGCCACTACGCTTTTGATTTTACGCTGATACATGGCATAAGCACGGTGCTGCAAATGCTGGTGCTCTCGTTCGTCGGGGTCGTCATTTTTATGGGCTTTGGCTTTGTGGTATCGGGTATAGCCAAAAATGAAAGCTCTGTACCGCCGATAGCTAATATTATCACCTTGCCGCAGTTCCTGCTGTCGGGTACATTTTTTAGTATCTCTGTTTTCCCAACGTGGCTGCAGCCGGTTTGTAATGCGCTGCCATTAACCTACCTTAATGATGCCATGCGCAAAATAGCTTTTGAAGGCGCAAGTTTGCTTGATGTTGGTCACCAGTTATTGATCCTGCTGATATGGGGTGTTATTGTTTACTCGGCTGCTGTTAAGTTGTTTAAGTGGGAGTAGGGGAACCAGAATTTACTGGATTTTTTTGATTTTCAGGATGTGGGCTATTTACTAAATGCTCCCGCGAGCTTGCAGCTCGTGGTGGCGCATTGTTACAGTTTGCAACTGTAAGCCAAAGCAGTATATTTAGTACTTACTTAATAGGGAGTACGCGACTCTACACCGGCAAAAGCACAGATAAAAATTCAATAAATAAATGGGAATTATAGAGGATAAAGGTATATTGTTTTATAATAATATTACTGACGGAAAAACATACAAAAGAGCATCCTCAACAGTAAATGATCCCAATATTAGCTTTATAAGCCGTTTTAAAAATCCTCAAATTTTGACTGAGATAGTCTATGATGTAATTCTGGCTATTAATGGAGATTTTAATTTAATCAAAGATCCTGATGTAAGTAATAATGAAGACATAGCATTTATTACACCTTTTGGAATAGATTTTTATGATAACAATGGAAAAAATGTTTTAGGAACATTATCGTTGTTGGAATTTAAAGAACTTGTAGAGGCTTGGAGAGATTTTTTGTTACAACCACCATTAAATGGGAGTACCGTTTTGTAATAATGCCTTTTGGCTTTTTTAACTACTTTATAAAAATAATTCTTTCTGCTGTGCCGTTGGTTTAGTCGCATCACTTACTCTCCACGTTAATTTAACGTTAAACTTTATTTATTTTCAGCATATTTTAATTTCATTTGTATATTTGAAAAGTAATAAAACATAGTGTACCTTTTACACTATGTATAATTTTAATCTAAATTATACAAAATGAGCTTAATAATTGATGTCCACGCCCGCCAGATATTAGATTCCCGCGGCAATCCTACTATCGAAGTAGATGTATTAACTGAAAACGGTGCCTTCGGCCGTGCTGCTGTTCCATCAGGAGCATCAACGGGTATTCACGAGGCTGTTGAATTGCGCGATAACGATAAATCTGTATACATGGGCAAGGGCGTACTTAAGGCCGTTGAAAATGTAAATGAAATAATAGCAAAGGAACTTCAGGGTGTTGATGTGTTCAATCAGAACCTGATCGACAGCATCATGATCGACCTTGATGGCACACCAAACAAAGGTAAATTAGGCGCTAACGCTATATTGGGTGTATCATTAGCAGTTGCTAAAGCTGCTGCTGAAGAAAGCCGTCAGCCTTTATACCGCTACATTGGTGGTGTTAACGCTAACACATTGCCGATCCCGATGATGAACATCGTTAACGGTGGTTCACACTCTGATGCGCCTATCGCGTTCCAGGAGTTTATGATCATGCCGGTTGGCGCTCCTTCATTTTCTGAAGCATTAAGGTGGGGTACTGAAGTGTTCCACAACCTGAAAAAAATATTACATGACCGCGGACTTTCAACAGCAGTAGGCGACGAAGGTGGTTTTGCTCCAACTTTTGATGGTACTGAAGATGGTGTTGAAACCATTTTGCAAGCTATTGCAAAAGCAGGTTACAAAGCCGGTGAAGATATTTTCATCGCATTTGATTGCGCTGCATCTGAGTTTTACAAAGATGGCAAATACGATTACACTAAATTTGAAGGCGAAAAAGGTGCTATCCGTACCAGCGCTGAACAAGCTGAATACCTTGCTGAATTAGTAGCGAAATATCCTATCATTTCTATCGAAGACGGTATGGCTGAAGATGACTGGGATGGCTGGAAAATTTTAACCGATAAATTGGGCGATAGAGTACAGTTAGTAGGTGATGATTTGTTTGTTACCAATGTAACCCGTTTACAACGTGGTATCGACGAAGATACTGCAAACTCAATACTTGTAAAAGTTAACCAGATAGGTTCATTAACTGAAACTATTAACGCGGTATCATTAGCACAAACTAACGGTTACACCTCAGTAATGAGCCACCGTTCGGGCGAAACTGAAGATTCAACCATCGCTGATTTAGCAGTAGCATTAAATTGCGGTCAGATTAAAACAGGTTCAGCTTCACGTTCAGACAGGATCGCTAAATACAACCAGTTATTACGTATCGAGGAAGAATTAGGCTCAAACGCAAAATTCATCGGTAAGAATTTTAAGTTTTACAAAAAGTAGTTAAAATAGTTGATTAGGTTGATTACGTGAGTGGTTGACTGAGTTAATTGAAAATATAAAGCCCCGGCATCGGGGCTTTTTTGTTGTCTGAACCATGATTTATAGGATTTGAGGATTGCCTTGATTTTATTGCCTGTCATCATGTAATCTTCTAATCAGGCAAATCATGGTCCAGACAAAAAGGGAATTTTAAAATCCGGCAATCATATTATATTTGCGCCCATGAAATCAAACAAGATCCTGAGAGGGGCCATCATATTATTCATACTTGCACTAAACATTGGCTGCGACCAGGTTTCAAAATCTATAGTACGCAAACACATGACCGAGTACCAGGTCATCGGCTTTATATCCAATCACGTAACGCTGGAAAAGGTGGAGAACACAGGCGCGTTTTTAAGTCTGGGTGATTCGCTGGGTGGTCCTGTTCGGTACATCGTACTGATGATATTGCCATTAATAGCTGTTGCATGGGGTTTATGGTACATCCTTACCAAACCCAACATGAGCAATTACAAGCTGGTGGGTATCATATTCATCATAGGCGGTGGCGTGGGTAATTTGTATGATCGTATAGTACATGGCTCGGTGACTGATTTTATGCATATTGATTTTGTGATCTTCCAAACAGGAGTATTCAACGTTGCCGATATGTCGATAATGGCGGGTATGGGCTTGATATTACTAGATGCTTATTTAACGGGGAAGAAGGAGAAGGAAGAGAATAAGGATGAGAGCGCGGTTGTAGAGGGGTAAATAAAAGTATTTTTTTTACCCTCTTTCCGCCGCAGGCGAAGAGAGGGTGGTCGGGCGAAGCGACGACCGGGTGAGTCGGCGGAGCGCGTCGAAGTTTCGCGTTAGTGATAGCAGCGGATACCAGCCTGGTGATTAAGGCCTGTGCAGTATGAGCGGATAGCACGGGCCGTAGGTAACGCCCAAAGTATCTGAACCAGAATTTACAGAATTACAGAATTATCGGAATTCTATAAATTCTCTAATTCAAGAAATTCGGGTTCAGGAATTATTGAAGATACAGAGAAGAAACAAACGCGCCCCGACAACTCACCCGGTCGTCGTTTCACTCGTCGACCCTCTCTCCGCTGCGCGCAAAGAGGGATACAGAATTAAAGCTTTCGCCTTTTACCTTTCAGCTTTCACCTCAATAAATTGTCATAAACCTTTCACCTTTAGCGTTTAAGCTATCACCTGCACCTACTTACCAAATAAAAGCGTATCTTTGCTGGCAATACCCGTTAGCTTACGGTTTTGATCACCGACAACTCTTCAGATCCGCTTATGCAATCGCGTTAGCACAATAGATAAAAACATTACATGTCATTCGAAAATTTAAATTTAATTGAGCCTATACTCAGGGCTTTAAAAACTGAGGGATATACTACACCCACGCCAATACAGGAGCAATCCATCCCTATTATATTACAGCATAAAGATTTGCTGGGCTGCGCGCAAACTGGTACCGGTAAAACGGCCGCTTTCGCTATTCCTATTTTACAGTTATTGTACCAGGACAGGCTGCAGCATAAAGAGCAAAAAACCATTAAGGCCCTTATTTTAACACCAACACGCGAGCTGGCTATACAAATTGCTGAAAGCTTTGCCGCTTATGGCAAACATACCGGCTTAAAGCATTTGGTTGTCTTCGGTGGTGTTTCACAAAATCCACAGGTTGATAGTTTACGCAGGGGCGTTGATATTTTAGTAGCAACACCGGGCCGTTTACTGGATCTGATGAACCAGAAATATGTTCACCTTGATCATATTAAAATGCTGGTACTGGATGAAGCCGACCGTATGCTGGATATGGGCTTTGTAAATGATGTTAAAAAGATCATTGCCAAAGTACCCGCAAAAAGGCAAACGCTGTTCTTTTCGGCTACTATGCCAAACGAGATACAGAACCTGGCCAATACCATTTTAACCAGGCCTGAAAAGGTTGAGGTTACACCGGTGTCATCAACTGCAGATACCATTCAGCAGGAGCTTTATTATGTAGATAAGGGCGATAAAAAAGCCTTACTTAACCATATATTAAAGGATAAGGAAATTAAAACCGCGCTGGTATTTACACGTACCAAACACGGTGCGGATAAGGTGGTTAAGGACCTTGTGAAGGTTGGCATTACTGCCGAGGCTATCCACGGTAATAAATCGCAAAATGCACGTCAGCGGGCTTTATCAAACTTTAAGAACCGTACAACAAGGGTATTAATAGCTACAGATATTGCTGCGCGCGGTATTGATATTGACGAGCTTACCCATGTTATAAACTACGAACTGCCCAACATACCTGAAACCTACGTACACAGGATTGGCCGTACAGGTCGCGCAGGTGCAAGTGGTATAGCGCTTTCTTTTTGTGATGCCGAAGAAATTGATTTTCTGAAAGATATTCATAAGCTGATAGCAAAACAGATACCTGTTAACGAGGCACATCCTTACCCGATGAGCCCGCAAAGCATGGTAGCTAA
Protein-coding regions in this window:
- the lspA gene encoding signal peptidase II, which gives rise to MKSNKILRGAIILFILALNIGCDQVSKSIVRKHMTEYQVIGFISNHVTLEKVENTGAFLSLGDSLGGPVRYIVLMILPLIAVAWGLWYILTKPNMSNYKLVGIIFIIGGGVGNLYDRIVHGSVTDFMHIDFVIFQTGVFNVADMSIMAGMGLILLDAYLTGKKEKEENKDESAVVEG
- a CDS encoding DEAD/DEAH box helicase, with protein sequence MSFENLNLIEPILRALKTEGYTTPTPIQEQSIPIILQHKDLLGCAQTGTGKTAAFAIPILQLLYQDRLQHKEQKTIKALILTPTRELAIQIAESFAAYGKHTGLKHLVVFGGVSQNPQVDSLRRGVDILVATPGRLLDLMNQKYVHLDHIKMLVLDEADRMLDMGFVNDVKKIIAKVPAKRQTLFFSATMPNEIQNLANTILTRPEKVEVTPVSSTADTIQQELYYVDKGDKKALLNHILKDKEIKTALVFTRTKHGADKVVKDLVKVGITAEAIHGNKSQNARQRALSNFKNRTTRVLIATDIAARGIDIDELTHVINYELPNIPETYVHRIGRTGRAGASGIALSFCDAEEIDFLKDIHKLIAKQIPVNEAHPYPMSPQSMVAKAEAAAKSGGGGRSGAPKRGRGFGNKDRGRGGNNNKSSSNSGNMSGGSRGGNSRGGRRD
- a CDS encoding ABC transporter permease codes for the protein MNQNNNYSNTKATLAIAKASFRSIVRSPSSVVFTLLFPLIFILVFGFIGGSAVSVDVGVVKGSDTQNPVYQALAKSSVIHLINDQPIDQMNSDLAKGHIDAIINIKKNHDGWTIYPPLSVAKSKPAFTVDVQYTKASAEKDNILKSVLSTIFFRMNQLTSNEPPAIAELKETTVSGREYKTIDFILPGQLGFSLLSTGVFGTAFVFLSLRITLVIKRFFATPVKRYSIVLGEALARITFALIGALFIILIGHYAFDFTLIHGISTVLQMLVLSFVGVVIFMGFGFVVSGIAKNESSVPPIANIITLPQFLLSGTFFSISVFPTWLQPVCNALPLTYLNDAMRKIAFEGASLLDVGHQLLILLIWGVIVYSAAVKLFKWE
- the eno gene encoding phosphopyruvate hydratase codes for the protein MSLIIDVHARQILDSRGNPTIEVDVLTENGAFGRAAVPSGASTGIHEAVELRDNDKSVYMGKGVLKAVENVNEIIAKELQGVDVFNQNLIDSIMIDLDGTPNKGKLGANAILGVSLAVAKAAAEESRQPLYRYIGGVNANTLPIPMMNIVNGGSHSDAPIAFQEFMIMPVGAPSFSEALRWGTEVFHNLKKILHDRGLSTAVGDEGGFAPTFDGTEDGVETILQAIAKAGYKAGEDIFIAFDCAASEFYKDGKYDYTKFEGEKGAIRTSAEQAEYLAELVAKYPIISIEDGMAEDDWDGWKILTDKLGDRVQLVGDDLFVTNVTRLQRGIDEDTANSILVKVNQIGSLTETINAVSLAQTNGYTSVMSHRSGETEDSTIADLAVALNCGQIKTGSASRSDRIAKYNQLLRIEEELGSNAKFIGKNFKFYKK